The sequence ATTCTGCTTTTGCTCTTGAATAAATTTCTTCTGGTGTTAAAGTATTTACAGGTTTATTAGTAATTACAAATCCAAGATTATCTGCAATAGTTTTTAATGTTTCTTGGGAAAATTCTGCTGTTTTTTCTACTGTATAACCTGCTGCTTTAAGTCTAGTTATTGAATTTTGCTCGTTATCCTTATCCCACATCACATCAAATAAAGATTGAAGTTTTATTTTAGAAGCATCTACTCCTTTTAGATAAGCTGCAAACTCATCAATTTTCCCTTGTGCATCTTCTTCTGCAAATTCTATTATCTCAGCTTTCTCAATAGCTGTTAGGTCCTGAGAAAATTCACTAAAAGACTGATCTAAATCTTTTAAATGTGGTGGAGCATAGCCAAGTATCGCAAGATGATTTGGAGTTCCATCTTCTCCAATACCGATAGATAAGTTAGGATATTGGTCCTTTATACTCTCTCCTAATGAGTTATATGCAAATTCTCCGATTAGATATCCTTGGTCATCTACCTCGGTAACTTTACAAGTTCCTGCAATAGGAATTGCTGTTACTGGGTAACCATTTTTTGTCCAATCTCCAACATGTCCTGCTGTGATGTTAAACTCTTTTCCTACCCAGCTTTTTAATTTATCTACTGAGTAGGTCCCTTTTCTTCCGTAGTCTCCTGCTTTAAAAATTTTAGGCATTGTCATTCCTCCTTTCGTTTATTTATTTAATTCTGTATATTTTGTTACAACTTCTTCAGTAAGATATTTTCTAAATTCAGTTGTAATTGGATGTACTTTATCAACAAATTTTTTATTTCTTTTTTCCGCTGGCATAGCAATAATTAAACCAGTTTTTCCTTTAATGATTTTTGCATTGTGAACTATAAAGCATTCATCAAAAGTGATATCTACATATGCTTTTAAATTTCCTTGATTTTTTGGTGTTCTAAATTTTATGTCTGTAATTTTCATCTATTTACCTTCCTTTTATAATGTAATCTGTTAATATTTCTAAATAATTTTGTTTTTGTTCATAAGATATACCCATAAATCTTCTTTCAGGTATATCTCCCCAAGGTGCTTGTCCTCTTCTAGTATGTGATTTAACTCTTATTCTTTTTCTATTTTTCGCCCATTGACCTTTTTTAGTCTTATATCTCACTTTTCTATAATGTGCTTTTACTGTATATGTGCCTTTCCATAGACTACCTTGCTTAGCTCCATAATTCATTGTTTTAGCATATATAACATTTGTACCAACTCTAGCAAAATTACTTCCTGACGAACATCTAAAATGTCCATACAATCTTCCATTATCTTTCAATGTTTCTCCGTTTTGTTCTTTAGCTCTCTTTGATTTTTTCCAAGGCTTTCCATCATAAGAATGTTCTTCATCTATATTTCTTCGAACTTCACTTTTCATATCAACAGAAATTTTTTTCATTGGCTCTTTTAAATTATTGGCTCTTTTGACAATCTCTTTTAGTTTCTTTTTAAGATTACTGTCTTTTATTTTTACTCCCATTTGAAACTTCCTTGTTTAGTTTGAGCATTATTTTTTATATTACTCCAGTAAATTTCGGCAGGATTTCCTTTAAAAGATTTCACATCAATGTCAATCTCTTTTTTCGATATCTTAAGATTAAACTTTTTAATTTCTTCTTTACTTCTTGAAATTACAGATGAACGGCATTGATAGTGGTTAGGTGGATAATAAGCACTCCAGAAAGGGTCATCAAACCTTTTAACCACACCATCTAAGTTTTTACATAAAGTAGATGTTCTATTATCCTCAATAGCACAATACTCCCAATATGGATAATCTTCTATGCACTCCATTTGTTGTTTGTAGTTACCAATACTATATTCTGTCATCATATTAGTTCTATAAACATTCTCTAAATAATAGCCTTGTTCTCCAAGACCTAATTTATTGATAGTTTCTTCACAATCTTTTAACCATTGCTTGAATGTAGTTCCCTCTTCTAAAGATTTCTTCATATTGTCAAATAATCTTGTAGTAGCTTCTAAATCTGTTGATTTTTTCAGCCATACAAAATTACTTCTTACTTGTTGAGTTATCTCTTCTATCTCATCATAAAGGATAGGTGTTTTATCCAAGAAAGATTTAATGGCTTCATCAAATTTCATCTTAAAAGGGTTAAATTCATTTATTACCTCTCCATATGTTATAGATTTATTATTTGTAAATCCTTTTATAAAAGATATTATTAAATCATCTTCCAACATTGATAAATCTAGGTTTAATGAGAAATCCGTTCCCTCTTTAATTTTAGAAATTTGCTCTAATATTTGATTATGAATATTCTTTATAAACTCATCAATTCTTTTTATAATATATTCATTGAATAAAGTTGCACTTTCAAAGGTATTAAATAACTTTTTATCCTCGTCTTCCGAGAACTCTATCACTGGTGCTATTGTCTTTTTTTTTAAAATGTTCTTATAATCAACCCCTAAATACTCTCCAAGATATTTATCATCGAACTCATATCCTGCTGTTGCTAGTTTATTAATGTTATCTAACTTAATCCCCATAAACTCCTGCTGTTTTTTCTCTATTTCTGCCTGTTCCTCTTGAGTTACTACTTTTTCAAGTTTCCATATAAAGAGTGTTGGATCATACCCATAATAGATACTGTCTAATTGAATTAATTGATATAAACTATCTGCACAGAAATTACATACTTCTTGTATAACTTGTTCAAATCCTTCTTGGTGTACTTCTCCAAGTGCATTAGTTCCTTTACCCTCTCTGCTACTTGCTTCTAGAGTTAATGTAGATCCTAATAAATTTTGTATAAGTTTCTCTTTTTCTCCTGCATATAGTTTTGTATAAATCTCAGGGTCTAAATCAGATAATTTTATAAACTCAAAACTATCTTTTAAACTATGTGTTCTGTCAACAGGAACTCCTATTGCACTTTTTCCTTTAGCTTTTAATACAGTTTCTCCTATAGCTCTTGCTTCTTTTTCATCAAGATTTTCATTATATGGATATACAACTATTACATCGCCATACTTTTGAGCTAGTCCCCTTAACTGTCTTAAATACATTTCTTTATCCAAAAATGCTTGTTGACAAGTATTAAATATTGTTTTTCCAGTAGGATTTGCAGGATTCCATCTATGAATACACAATAAAAATTTCTCTCTATTAAGTTCTATTTCTTTTGTTCCTATTCTTAATATCCATTTTTTATCTTTATCTTTGTAAGTTAGATATTTATAAGGGATAGGAATTAAAGAATTAATAGTAAAATCTTCATTATATACAATCTCAAAACAGCTATAGCCATAATATCTAGCCGTTATTAAATGATTTATAATTCTATTGAACTTAATACTTGAAAACCTTTTATTAATTTCTTGTGCTAACTCATCATTTTCAGGACTTTCAGCTACAACACTCAGTATTCTTCCAGCTGTTTCCCTTTCAATTTTATTTAGTGCTGAACTGATATCAATATCTAATAACAATTTATCAATCACTTCAGAGGTTACAATGTCAGTATCAGAATATGTCTCTTCAAACATTTTAATTACAGCCGACTTGATAAGTTCTTTATTTATTTTTTTAGTTGCTATCTTTCTCACCTCCTCTATACTCCAACATATTTTTTCTTTCTAATTCTCTCTTTGAGAGGAATATACTCATATTCTTCTAATCCATAACTCATTGCATCAAGTGGATGTGGGTCAAGATTATATTTTCCTGATTGTATTTCTCCATTCTTATCCTTTTGGAAAACGCACTCTTCTGCTACAGCCTTTGTATTAGGACATCTATTAATATCAATTACTATCCTTGAAAAACTTCTTAATAATTGTTCGTGATATTCAACAGATCCCTTTCCTTTTGTAGCTCCGTCAATATTAAATCCAGCGTCATAAAAATCAGCTATTGTTTGAGATGAGGCACTATCTGCATAAATAGTAGTTCTGTTATCCTCTTTCAATGGTTGAAGTCCTTGAATAAGTTCTTGCGTAGTTTTTCCTTTTTCGTAATATTCCCAATAGACATATAGTTCATTCAATATAGGATTGACAGCCATTTTAAGTCCACAAGTGTATGATATAGAAAATCCCCAGTCAATACCCTTGTATTTGTTTCTGTTGTCAATTTTATCCTTTACATATCTTTCATATACATCTTCTTCAAATACTGCATTATATAGAACTAAGTCTCCATCAGCTCCAAACTTTCCATCTCTTGCTATTCTTCTAATCCGAGGATCCTTTTCTGATTCTAGTTCATACACAAAATTTGCTGGAAGAAATGGATTGTCTTTATAAGTTGAATGATGAACAATTATCGTTTGTTGCAATACTGTTTCATCTTCTAATTTAATTTCATCTATAAACTTTATCTGCTTTTTCTTATATAATAAATTTTCATCTATGTTATATCCCTCTTCTGTAAAGAACATTTTATAAATAGATGATAGCCGAGATACAGGATTGCACATAAATATCATCTGACTTCTGATATTATTAGTCCTCAATCTTTTTTTAAGTTCTTTTATATCATCGAGTGTTAATTCATCAGCTTCTTCTATAAGAATAAGGTCTATATTTTTAATGGATTTTAATTTTCTCCAATCATCCATACCTTTAAAAATAATCTGCGTTCCACTTACTTTATTTTCAAACTCATAAGGAGATTTGATGTATTTCCACTCCTCTGACATATCTAGAGTATAAATGGCATCTTTTAGGTCCTCGAAACAGCTATCTTTTAAAGTTGAATATACTTTTCTAACTATCAACATTCTTCTTTTCTGTAGTGCTCCAAGTAATGCAACTTTTAAAAATCCAGTAAAGCTTTTTCCTGATCCATATCCTCCAATCATAAGAAGAATATCAAAATCGTTTTCTTGGAAGATATTTGCAAAATGCTCACTAAATTCAATTGTTGTTTCTTCCATTTTTAACCACCTTTATTGTTACAGTTCTGTCTTTTGTATTTAACTCTTTTGGTTCCTCGTCTTTTTTAATATTCATTCTCATTTCAGGAATACCTAAAAGTTGAGCTTGTCCCTCTATAGTCTTTTGCACTATATTCACAACAGTATTTAATATTGTTGCATAGTCCTTGCCTAAGTCACCTTTGGTTAATTTTGACATTGCTTTTTTTTGAATATAATTCAGATATTCAATAGTTTCTTTTCTTCTCTGTATATGTTTTTCTCCCTCTTCTTCTTGAAGTCTCCCATATATAAATTTAAGAAACTCTTCCTGCTGGTCAAGCCATCTTCCTTTTGCTGAGTAATTTTTTAAAGAAGTTTCAGATAGTCCTGTTTGGTCACTTGCTTCTTTAATTGTTCCACCACTAATAACTATTGATTTTGCTTTATTTATTAGTTGTTTTTTGCTTTTTGCACTTGCACCTGTGGGTGCACCTGAAAAATCTACTAGGTGCACCCAGTCGTCGCCCTTAGCTTTGTCCCTCTTCTTCCAACTTTTTACTGTATTTTCAGAAATTCTAAAATGATTAGCACATTCACTTAAAGATACCTTGTTCTGTTCATAATATTTTCTAACCTCTTCCCTGGTTGGAGCTCTAGTAGGATTACTCATATCACCATCTCCTTAATTTGCTCTTAACTCAGGATAAGTATCATAAATCAAATCTATAATATCTTGCTTTGATACTCCTGTTGCTGAAACACTAGTTTCTGATTTTTTCTTCAAATAATTCTCTATAACAGGTTTGAAATTCTTTTTATTTTTAAAAGTTATCTTTAGCTCCTGAACTCTTGTCTTTTCATATTTTTCTATAAGTCTTACAGTTCCAAAAGTTATAAGTCTGTAATCACACTCTTTTTTTAAATAGTTCTCTTCTTCTAATTCAGTAGTATCTTTAGTTCTTGAAAATTCTGTTATTTCTACATCTTTTATTTTTTTTAGGATTTCTTCCCCTCTACAATAGATATTAAAACAACATTTTAGAGATACTCCACTATATTTAACCTCTGGCAACATATAGCTTTTATATAATTTAATTCCTTTTATAGAACTTTTTCTGTTATAGTTATCTCCAGGAATAATAAAAGCTACCCAATCTGAATGTTCCATACTTTTCTTTATAAAATCTTTAGCTAGTCCTCCACTTCTTCCAAAAGGTGGATTTCCTATAACTATACTATTTTTTATATAAGGAATATTCTGTTTAAGATAATCACCCTCTATAATTCCATCATATTCAGGTGCAATATCATATCCTATACTTCCTTTAGGTAATAGTTTCAAAAAAGCTCCATTTCCAGCACTTGGTTCTATAATTCTTGTAAATTTTTCAAGTGGCATTATATCTTTTTCAATTACTTTAAGAACTGCTTTCACTACTGAAGTAGGTGTATAATATTTATCTTGATATCTCTTAGCCATCTATATCACACTCTAAAAATTCTTTCTTTTTAGCTTTATGCCCACAGTGAGGACAAACCAGTCCTTCAGATCCTCTCTCTTCTTCATCATCAAAACTATCCTCTATTTCTAACAGCTCTTTTTCTGTTTCTTCTGATAAAATATTTTCTAATTCTATATTTTCAAATCCTGTAATGCATAAATCTATTCCTTGAACTTTAAGAGCATTTAATTCATATCTTAATTTCTCTATATCAAATCCTGTATTTAGAGACAATTTATTATGAGCTATTATATATGCTCTCTCTTGTTCTTCAGTCATTCCATCCAGGACCAAACAAGGAACTTTCTTTATTCCAAGTTCTTTACAAGCTAAATATCTTCCATGTCCTTCTATAATATGCATCTCTTTATTTATTCCAATAGGATCTAAAAATCCAAATTCTTGAATACTTCTCATAATTTGCTCTATTTGCCATTGAGGATGCTCTTTGGCATTATTTTCATATGGAATTAACTTGTCTAAGTCCTCAAGAGTTGCTTTTAATTCTTTTACTTCTTTCACTTCCTACACCTCCATTTTTTTATTTATCCTCTCACTAATACAAAAATGTCCCTCTTTTTGTGGGACACTTTTTTTTATAACTCCTTATATTTACTAATAAAAAAATTTTTTTATTTTTTTTAAAAAAGTGGCCAAAAAATAAAAAAAGTGGCTGTCAATTTTTAGCTGACAACCACTATTTTTTTCAATAAATTTTTAAAATATAATGACTTTTTTATTCCTATCAAAATATTAATTTTCAAATTTTTCTTCTTTTATTTCTTTTATTAAAATTTCAAGTTCTTTTAAATCTTCCAATGTTGCGTTATTTCTTATAAAACTCTTTGCTGTTGCTTTATATGAATAATATCTTGTTTTTTCTCTGTTCTTTTCGTTATATTTTTCTTTAGCTCTTTTTTGTGCCTCTGTTAGTGCCATAGCTATTCCCCCTTGAATATTCCATATAATAAATATAGCGAGCTTATTAAAACTACTAAACTTATTATTTGTGATTTAGCCACCATATTGATAGCGATTAATATAGTATTCATTAAAATTATAATATCTTTTCTTTTCATCTTTTTTGTGATATAATTATATTAAGAGGTTGGGGGATTTTACTCCCCCTTGTAAGTCTTAGTAGAATATCTTTATAAGTTCTAGCACTGCGACCAACAGCTGAACAAGTATTAAAGTTATCTCTAAGGCTTTTTTTATATTCCTCTTTTTTTTCTTCACTTTTGCACCCCCTTTTGTTTTTATTTTTTCCTTTCACCTCCTCTTTACATAATTATTATACCACATAAGGTATA is a genomic window of Fusobacterium perfoetens containing:
- a CDS encoding SpoVG family protein, with translation MKITDIKFRTPKNQGNLKAYVDITFDECFIVHNAKIIKGKTGLIIAMPAEKRNKKFVDKVHPITTEFRKYLTEEVVTKYTELNK
- a CDS encoding phage virion morphogenesis protein, whose amino-acid sequence is MGVKIKDSNLKKKLKEIVKRANNLKEPMKKISVDMKSEVRRNIDEEHSYDGKPWKKSKRAKEQNGETLKDNGRLYGHFRCSSGSNFARVGTNVIYAKTMNYGAKQGSLWKGTYTVKAHYRKVRYKTKKGQWAKNRKRIRVKSHTRRGQAPWGDIPERRFMGISYEQKQNYLEILTDYIIKGR
- a CDS encoding phage portal protein family protein, translated to MRKIATKKINKELIKSAVIKMFEETYSDTDIVTSEVIDKLLLDIDISSALNKIERETAGRILSVVAESPENDELAQEINKRFSSIKFNRIINHLITARYYGYSCFEIVYNEDFTINSLIPIPYKYLTYKDKDKKWILRIGTKEIELNREKFLLCIHRWNPANPTGKTIFNTCQQAFLDKEMYLRQLRGLAQKYGDVIVVYPYNENLDEKEARAIGETVLKAKGKSAIGVPVDRTHSLKDSFEFIKLSDLDPEIYTKLYAGEKEKLIQNLLGSTLTLEASSREGKGTNALGEVHQEGFEQVIQEVCNFCADSLYQLIQLDSIYYGYDPTLFIWKLEKVVTQEEQAEIEKKQQEFMGIKLDNINKLATAGYEFDDKYLGEYLGVDYKNILKKKTIAPVIEFSEDEDKKLFNTFESATLFNEYIIKRIDEFIKNIHNQILEQISKIKEGTDFSLNLDLSMLEDDLIISFIKGFTNNKSITYGEVINEFNPFKMKFDEAIKSFLDKTPILYDEIEEITQQVRSNFVWLKKSTDLEATTRLFDNMKKSLEEGTTFKQWLKDCEETINKLGLGEQGYYLENVYRTNMMTEYSIGNYKQQMECIEDYPYWEYCAIEDNRTSTLCKNLDGVVKRFDDPFWSAYYPPNHYQCRSSVISRSKEEIKKFNLKISKKEIDIDVKSFKGNPAEIYWSNIKNNAQTKQGSFKWE
- a CDS encoding PBSX family phage terminase large subunit — its product is MEETTIEFSEHFANIFQENDFDILLMIGGYGSGKSFTGFLKVALLGALQKRRMLIVRKVYSTLKDSCFEDLKDAIYTLDMSEEWKYIKSPYEFENKVSGTQIIFKGMDDWRKLKSIKNIDLILIEEADELTLDDIKELKKRLRTNNIRSQMIFMCNPVSRLSSIYKMFFTEEGYNIDENLLYKKKQIKFIDEIKLEDETVLQQTIIVHHSTYKDNPFLPANFVYELESEKDPRIRRIARDGKFGADGDLVLYNAVFEEDVYERYVKDKIDNRNKYKGIDWGFSISYTCGLKMAVNPILNELYVYWEYYEKGKTTQELIQGLQPLKEDNRTTIYADSASSQTIADFYDAGFNIDGATKGKGSVEYHEQLLRSFSRIVIDINRCPNTKAVAEECVFQKDKNGEIQSGKYNLDPHPLDAMSYGLEEYEYIPLKERIRKKKYVGV
- a CDS encoding DUF1804 family protein, producing the protein MSNPTRAPTREEVRKYYEQNKVSLSECANHFRISENTVKSWKKRDKAKGDDWVHLVDFSGAPTGASAKSKKQLINKAKSIVISGGTIKEASDQTGLSETSLKNYSAKGRWLDQQEEFLKFIYGRLQEEEGEKHIQRRKETIEYLNYIQKKAMSKLTKGDLGKDYATILNTVVNIVQKTIEGQAQLLGIPEMRMNIKKDEEPKELNTKDRTVTIKVVKNGRNNN
- a CDS encoding ParB/Srx family N-terminal domain-containing protein, coding for MKEVKELKATLEDLDKLIPYENNAKEHPQWQIEQIMRSIQEFGFLDPIGINKEMHIIEGHGRYLACKELGIKKVPCLVLDGMTEEQERAYIIAHNKLSLNTGFDIEKLRYELNALKVQGIDLCITGFENIELENILSEETEKELLEIEDSFDDEEERGSEGLVCPHCGHKAKKKEFLECDIDG